The proteins below are encoded in one region of Triticum aestivum cultivar Chinese Spring chromosome 1B, IWGSC CS RefSeq v2.1, whole genome shotgun sequence:
- the LOC123087088 gene encoding uncharacterized protein, with protein sequence MPAMMAQPMVEGRKAVKFAEPIVQATPEEISPSLDEVYRMIEETALQRSSSRGQGQSSSNVPADTVSEDTIRSVTPGPVRQQRVVHPPPAEDYEPEFRATKEQTQLYDIVKRFGNARTNSKHMKELKATKVIQCGATYVDLGDLAESVRPNGKMSTNVVACGIDYINNHTDVCADKIIMHYSVTCKIWDGDFHHKILRNNFAQHGDFKLTLKKYVSTPFLSAPFFHMAWFFARTCTCVCVAEVFMWQQLPCTLTS encoded by the exons atgcccgcaatgatggcgcagccaatggtcgagggcaggaaggctgtcaagttcgcagagCCAATTGTGCAAG ccacccctgaggagatttcaccgTCACTTGATGAAGTTTACCGCATGATCGAGGAGACAGCATTGCAGAGGAGTTCCTCACGAGGgcaagggcaatcaagttccaatgtgcctgcagatacggtatctgaggataccattaggagtgTCACCCCTGGTCctgtgaggcagcagagggtagttcacccaccccccgcggaagactacgagcccgaattCAGGGCCACTAAGGAACAGACCCAGCTGTACGATATCGTCAAGCGTTTTGGAAATGCGAGGACcaacagcaagcacatgaaggagctgaaagc aacgaAAGTCATTCAGTGCGgagcgacgtacgtcgacctgggtgatcttgccgagtccgtgaggccaaacggaaaaatgtcgacgaatgtagttgcatgcgggatcgactacatcaacaatcaCACCGATGTATGCGCCGACAAGAtaatcatgcattacagtgtgacctgcaaaatatgggatggtgacttccaccacaaaatcctgaggaacAATTTTGCACAACACGGTGACttcaagctcacactgaagaaatatgtgagtactcctTTCCTGTCTGCACCGTTTTTTCACATGGCGTGGTTTTTTGCCAGAACCTGTACTTGTGTTTGTGTGGCAGAAGTTTTCATGTGGCAACAGTTGCCGTGCACACTGACTTCTTGA